The following DNA comes from Pleuronectes platessa chromosome 9, fPlePla1.1, whole genome shotgun sequence.
GTGATCGTACGTTAGTTGTCTTCAGACTTTCTTCTTGTGATGTGGCAGATatgataatttttttgtttctgtgttattTACTCAGACACGTGTTCAGAGTTTAAATGACGATTTAAGAGAACGTGAACCTTGCATTTAATTAACTATGGTATTTTAGATGTAAATCAGAGCAGCCTAAAAGTTAAGGTGTTTTCACAAAGCATCTGCTATTTGCATGGTTAAATATTACCTGTAGGGCCTGGCAAGTAAATGTTTAACTATTTGGGTAATGGCAAAATGGAGATACTCTTTAGACCAAACTTCCATCCCCCCTGAAATGCATCTGTCTGTCTAATAGATCACTTTCAACAATGAAGCTCACAGCGGCAGGATAAAGATTGACCTGGAAAATGATGTTGACATCAACGAATGCAGAGAATGGAAAGTAACTGGAGCATGTGAGTGCACAGACTTGATTTTATAGCAAACTAAGGAATCATCGGAATTGTTGGGATTTGTAATGGCTAAAAACCTGGGACTTGAATCTGTGCTGGACCTTCAAAGTGTTTGTTTCTCTATACATTCATATGGGttaatgtatgtgtgtctgttcccTCAGCTCCTAGAAGCATAAACCTGACTGTGCTGTTTGACTGCCTCATCATTATAACGTGCGTCACCTCCTTCGCACTCTGCACACGCTCGGTGATCAACgggattcagctgcagctggtgagtcagctgagtgtgtttgttgtccCAACTAATAATCATACAGGTGTACAGGGACAAACAGCATCATAGGAATCCTCCCATGATGTTGTCGGATACAAATTTGCCTCTTGCTCTAAACTTAACCATTGAAACTAAAAGCCTAAGCTCATCCCTCATCCCGACCTGAACCTGATTTTAACCAATAACCCTAAAACCAATTGGAACCCTCAAAACGTCCTTTCAAATGATACATCcatgcacacaaaaacattaGTGATAACTTCTTCATTGGTGTTTGGTATgacctgtgttttattttttaacaggaGTACTCGTCGTACTGCAATCAAAAAGTCCCAATGTCAGACAGGTTGGAGTTTGTGAACGGTTGGTACATCCTGATCATCGTCAGCGACACACTGACCATCATTGGCTCCATTCTGAAGATAGAGATCCAGACCAAGGTAATGAGACAGATTCCTGGTTCAGTCAATTTCATGATTTCAAACTACAGCCTTTCATGAATTTACTAACCCTGTATACAGTATGCATGTTCATATGTTCCGTTAATCAGActgataatacatttttttccaggCCCTCACGAGCTATGATGTTTGCAGCATCCTTCTCGGCACAGGCACCATGTTCGTCTGGATCGGGGTCATCCGCTACATGGGCTACTTCAGGAAGTACAATGTAAAACCAGATTAGTTTTATCTTTGCAATAATTCAACATCGCTTAACACACAAAGCCTGTATGATGCAAATTTTTGTTCTCACAGCTATTTTTGTTAAAACTTAGACTCTTAAGAGGTCGTGCTGCTAAACAGTTTTTCCCCATTGTGCAAAAATAGATGTGACTCTTTCATCAGATGTCATATTTTGAAGGTAAAGTTTCATCGGtgtagatttaaaaaacagtgaCAGGATGTGGGAACATGTACTTTTCTCTGCACTTAAAATCATGAAGTCTTTGGCATCataagtttatatttaaaatcccttgGGGAGATTCTTTAAGGCTCATTCTTGTTGATTGCCTTTAGCTTGACCGTGTGCTCAAAGAGTGTTTTCCTGACACTTGTCCTCAGTGCACAATCTTTCAGGTCTGTCACCATgtgttcactttctttttccagATCCTCATCCTGACGCTCAGGGCAGCTTTCCCAAACGTCATCCGGTTCATCTGCTGCGCTGGAATCATCTACCTCAGTTACTGTTTGTGCGGCTGGATCGTCCTTGGACCATATCACGAGAAGGTAAGTGTGTTTACGTCACACCAAGAAAAGTTTGCACTACTTCTCTGAAGCCAGACCTGAGAAGACTTAGTCCCCTTCTCTGCAATCACGAggacaaataatataaataaagatcacatccttttttttttgttttagttccGGACCTTGAACACAGTGTCGGAGTGTCTGTTCTCTCTGATCAACGGAGACGACATGTTTCCCACCTTTATGAACATGAGGCAGAAGAGCAGCCTGGTGTGGATTTACAGCCGAGTCTACCTCTACACCTTCGTCTCGCTCTTCATCTACATGATCCTCAGCCTGTTCATTACAATCATCACCGACACCTACGACACAATCAAGGTAACTGTTAATCACTCTCTCATATGGGTCATTTTTGTATCTCCGTTCTTGGTTAGGAATGATCTTTCAGAAATGTATTGTAATGCAGAGATTTAAATGCAGAATAAGTAGGAGAAGGACACGATTTCGGGGGCTGGACAGCCTCTGGTTTCTGATTGTAGTTTGATGAATCATGTCGGAGGCTTTGGTTGCCTCTGGATAAACAGTCTGTAGTGAGCAAAAGAGACAGAACTCCTTCAAAACTGGGCTCGTCTTTGTCCGGATATCCAGTGTCCACTGATTTACAATCTGAACTGGAGTGGCTCTCCCATCCGCACAGGCCCATGGTTCCCATTTCCAATCACGatcttttattatttccttGTAAATCAAAAAATTTCAAAATCCTGTACGATGAAATAAGAAATTCCTGAATCAACCACTTTGATTTCATTTCTACTTATCGTGTCccatgttccatccttccaccaagctttGTGGGAATCTGTTATTTTTGCATTATACCTAAATTATCAATTTCGGTCCGTTTCATttagcaacagcagcagagtggaaTCCCGAcatctgagctgcagaggttcTTGTCAGTGTGTAAAGATCTGCCGAACTCTGGCGTGTACAGACTCAACAAGACAAACAACTGCTTCTTGAACTGCTGCATCAACAGGTAAGATCAGACGTCCGCTCACTGTTAATCCTGAGGACATTAAGAAACTCTTACAATTATCACTGTCATTTCTTTGGTACCGATGAGTGATGTGATCAGTTTTAGTTTTGATACCTCAGCTTGGATCGTTGTTCACTCTATGAAGTCGATggttaaaacatctttaaaagaaTCTTAAATTGGCCACTTCCTTCTTTCAGGTGCAGGACGCATCAGGAGAGGCTGACGTCAGAGGCGTAGACGGATCTTTTAATGTGAAGATACTGAAATGTCTGAATAAATAACCTAACCTCTAATGTGCACTGAGGAAGTCTTAAATATTTCTGCTCCAGGTTTGCTGAGTTGAATATTATGATGATTATATGATGCAGTGATTTGGAGAAGACTTTGTAAATACACTTATTTATATCGATATGAAGATGAAAATTAGATTGAAATTGATTTCTGAAGTATGAAAATGTTGTACGCTGAACCCAATCAAGGTTAAATAAAGAACTAATGGAGATTCATGAGATTTTATTTCTCCATTATCAGGAGAACATATCAGTATAAAGGCTAAAATAGCATTTCTTTAACTCACACTAGTTAATCATCTGTAAAATCGTGTTACATAGAAGAAAAATCCCATTTCACTTCATGGCAATGATGCTCCACTCATAGAACCTTAAACAATGAAATTGTCCTTGTTAAAGTCTTTAAATGCAAGATCCAGAAGTGGCTCCTATAAATGGCTCCACTGGTCATGAGTGGAACAGTAAGGACGGACGTGAACCTTTATTTCCCTGAAGTTCTGCCACTTGACCCTTTGACGAGTTGttggagaggtcagaggtcaattaAGACCAAGCGGTTCCACTTTGCTTCACTGCAGAGTCTCTGGGACGGATCCCTCCATCCATAGAATGTCTCTCGTCCAACGTGAAGCAGAAATTCCTTCAGTTTGGCTTCTATCCTTAAAGCAAATGAACGACCCACAGTTTGTACGAGCGACTTGATGCAAGCCTCCAGAGCAGACGGACATCACTGCTCCCCAAGTGTCTGATAAAAGGCCTGAAACGCTACATTTCCCTTGGTTTCACAGTCACAATGACCAGTTCTGTATTATTTGACACCTTAATTCCGCATTGCGTCACTTGTATTCTTGGCATCCTCATGTGAATGTTGTCAGGACCGCTCCAAAAGGCAGGAATCAAGGGTCATGTGgttacaaaaagacaaaagaaagctTGGTTACTTCATGTGGGTCCTGAGATAACACCACAAGTCGCTGCGTGGGGTCAGTCTACTTTGGATTGGGTAACACCAGGTGGCGGCTGGACTCGCTGCTCCTCCATCCTGTTGGACTGGGAACGCAGGATGAGACTGAAAAAATCCTCGTCTGGAACCGTTGGACCCTTAGATGAAGAAGGTGGAGcagaaggtggaggagaaggtggagcaatGGACCTCTGGTCGTCAAGTCTGGACCCCTGAAACATCACAAGAGGCAAGAGAGTATGGGTCAATGTAGGCCTGATGCAGTGTAGAAAGGTGAACTCCATGTtatcagatgggacatggaggaAACTTAGATTGAAGTATTTTAGTCAGTACACATTGGATCAGAACAATCACAGTAAAGCGCATAGTTCAGGGAGAATAAAGTGTCTGATAATAAATCAAgaccaaattaaatatttaaccaggGTTTCTGCAGGGACATGTTATTTAAAGACTTTTTGAGAGTCCCAGAATTACTTCCCCTTCCCCAAGATTTAGGAAAAAAGGGGAAGATTAGAATAAACAGTGGAAATGCCACATCTACAGAGACAGTCGGTGTCCATCGTCTTTCCCGCAACCAAAAGATCAATTCAGAACAGTTTCAATTACTTCCACGTTGATGGTATTTTATAACATTGTCCTAATATCTACACCGACTGCCTAAAAATGACACATTTCCACTTTTTTCTGCAttaatagatttatttttctcaccTGGCACTTAACTAGCATGTCGAAGAAGACGTCGTCCCCCTCAGGCTGATCAGCACTGGTCTCGAGTCGACTGTACAGGGAGGGTGTCTGAGGGGTATCTGTGCTGGAGGAGGGggctgggaggggaggagggggaaaaaaagagcattAATCTCTACGTACGCATCTTGACATTTAATCTGGATGTAACTTCCATCACTCCATCACCTTGGGTGGGGTCCTGTTCTGcgctggaggtggagggtgtACGCGGCGGGCTGCAGGTGCTGAGACGTAAGCCAGGAAAATGGCTCGGGCTGACTCGCTGGTCGTCCAGTCGACGGGCCTGGGAGctggccagcagctccaggaaATGACCGGGATCCTGCAATGGTGGGTCGCGAGCTGAAATAGCTGGAAATCAAgagaattattattttattgctcGTGAAGGGAACGGCGAGTTGTGCTTTTAATTCTTTACtctgcattttattttggaggtgAATTCGGTGCTAGAGGGATcaattttttcaagtttgcagTTTAATGAAACTTGAGGAAACCTTCAGCCGAAATTCCAAAGTTTGAGCATCAAGCACTTCCCTCAAAATGGAAAATTGGCTGTAAAATGTCGTCCATCGAGCACAAACCCCGAAAagcttgttttcatgttggaCAAAAAGTGTCAAAAGGAAACTCAAAGCTCCGAGGAGTGAGTGATTCTCAACATTTAATATCTAAGGACACGCTTGTGGACAAGCTGCATTCACACCATGAGGGGAAACTGAGACGAGACCTTCAAGTGGTAGAGTTTCTTTCACGTCTTTCCACGGGATCATTTTGGATTCACCAGACAATGTGAATGATGGTGTGAACACAGACGAAAGCAGGAGGGGCTGACTCACATTTCCTTTCAGCTACAggtggggtggaggagggggaggaatgGGCGGGGAGATGGCTCTGGCCATCCAGGAGGGAGCACCTTTGGTCGTCCATTCGGCTGCCCTGGAAACGAGACAGGAGGTCGAAGAAGCCGTCCTCTCCGATGGTGTCCCGCGATCCGGCCTGTAGTGTGGATCACATAGAGTAAAACAAAGTGAGGACACGTGACACAATCCTCACAAACGTCAAGTGTTttgtctatttttattttactactGAGAAATCCAATTACATCCACGTGTGCTTGAACATTTGATGCAGTTAGTATTGGTTTGACTTTGAAAAACGCTACGTCCACCTATACTGGACATTGATGGTTTGTAGACACATTTGTTGTCTTTtagtttgaatggagaaaacgAATGAACCGGTTACTTTGTCAGAGCCGTTGTCACATCACCGATCTCTAGTTCAGTGAACGTCCTCGTCATTCAAACATTTTATCATCAGAGGAGAAGATGATAAGAAAaccacttcctcttcttctataGTTTGATTCTGTCTCAACTTCCCATAATTGGTCAAAATTTCGAAACTATTAAAGTGTTGATACAAAACACATGGTTCGGTTTGATGTGGAccaatgataataaaataactttTCACGCGACTGcaaatattctttaaaaaagaaataacacaGTTCAGCTGTCTGCCCTGCAATTTGGAAAGTCCTGAAAAATTAATTTTGAGCCTGCCTCATCTTTGCTTTGAGCAACTTATGAGTCAGAAATAATGATCACACATTTCcattcattgttattttttcccACAGTCGTAACGCTGTGGTCTCGCTTTTTAAACTTTTACTGGAGTGTGAATCATCGTTAATCCTCTTGTGGTTTTTTTCCAGGACTGTTTACAATGGGCAGGGTGAGGCGTGTTACAGAAATACCTTGATGGACGCTGGCgtctcctgctctgcagccgTTTGCTCGCTGCAGTTTTCCTGTTGGTCTTTAGGAGGCGACTTGCTGCTCTTGTGCTTCCTGCTTCTCAGCCggtggaagaggaagagtttGGTGGAAGCTTTGATGGTGTTGTTTTTTGAAGAGCCGGGGAACTTATCCTCGTCTGAGCCCTGAACAGTCGagaaggtgcacacacacagagagagagaattaaatGTCACAGGTCTTTTGTTTTCCCATGTTAACGTTAAAAGGTTGAACAGGTTCTGAGGGAAATTAATTCTCCCctgtacatttgtttgtttgtcagcaggatgacACAAATCCACAATATGCAGAACCAGGAATTTCCTTCTTTCTCTAACAAGTTCTGGATTTGTGTGTGCAGGGTAAATAAGTGAAGCATTTAATTAAGTCAAGAGCTTTCTGAAATCACTGTGACCAAACATTAGACACCTGACAATGTGGTTACACACTAACGTACTGGTTTTGCTGGGGAGTCAGGAGGTGGACTTTTCTCAGGACTTGGACTCAGCTTCAGGTTCtctgcacttcctctcctcctcaacgGAGAATTCATCCCTGAGACAAAGACggagatgttttgttttgacaCGTTCCTAAAAAAGGACttgtctgttgttgtgttctGAGGAGCGGTGACTCACCTGGGTGGTTGGAGTAACCCTGGTAGCTCACTGGCAGAGGGGagttgttagtgtttgtgttgcGGAAGATGTTGGGATGGATGTTGGAGTTGGACTTCAGGCCGACAACCAGCCGCAGGTCCGACAGGTTCATCCTGGCTGTGACCTCGCCGCTTTTGTCTCCCGtctttttatcaaaacaaagaaaaatcatAATATTGGAATGTGCATGTCTTTTTTGCACTGGTTTTGTAACTTTTCTGTCCATAATAAATATGAATGCATGTATACATATAAGCAGCCTAATTCATAGTCTCAAGCGTTGCTGCTGCATTCAACCAGTAGATGGAGCTGTGGACTGACAGTAGCTTCCCATTGGACtcggagggaggaggtgaaacaGTAAACATTCACCTCTTTGGCAATTTCCAGATGTTTCTCAGCAAAGTACATGGCTTGCTCATGATTCCCCAGGGCGGTGTGGGCATTTCCTAGACTCCAGTACGCTCTTCCTTCACCGACTCTGCAGTGGTGCACACAGAGGGAAACTGGCTGAGCAGACTCAACAGGGATTACGGAACAACGAGGAGGAAGTTCCTCAAACTATTACGTATCACAATTACACATTTCACAACGATCAAAACGCCACATCATTATTTGTAATGAGTAAACTCGTGTTTTCAAAGAACTCTTTTCTTCCCATTATAAGAAGGtataaagagaaaagggaggagcagagggagagttCTACTTCCCCAAAGAGTCTGGCTTATTTACTTTTACTCATATAAACATAGTGTTAAAAAACAGTTCAGTTGTAAATGGCATATTGTCATTCATGGTGTTTTGCAATTGATTCAAAACTTTCCTCAATTACCTCACTGGTAATATCTGAACAAGTTCTCACAgcaagaaaataatcaaatgttcATGATTGTGTTTTTCAGGAGTTCATTTCTCTAAATGTTATCgttttctatataaatatatatttgttccaAAAACATCTTAAAAATTGGAGGAGAGCCATCTTTCCAAAACAGAAtaatttatttctctgcaaaatATGTTATAGCAATATATTAGTCTGCATTTTAGACATGAATGGGCTTGAATGAAATTTGGTCCATAaataattctgcattttacatgacaataaaaaagctgtgaaaGTTTATAGTAAAAATAATCCTGCTTCATTTTCAAAAGACTAACAAAATAAAGACTGTAACACCAGATATTTGCAGATTGCTTTGTTAGCAGAGCTGTAGAAAAGGAGAAGTCTTTATAAAATGACCtcatctgtgttgttgtgttgacttTCATCTTTCTATCTTGTACTTGGTTCAGTGCTCACATCATAACACACTACATCTGCTTGCTGTTAGCAGCGTTTTAATGTTGAAGTTAATCGAAGTGGATCAGATGTTTAATTTTATCTGCAAAGGTCAAATCATGTTTCGTGTACTGATCAAATATTTTGCATGAAGAGTTCTATCTGTACATAGAAAGTTGTTTTAATGACTAATATGCACAGATTTTCCTTAATGTTCAAGTTTTTCCACAAACATTAAATGCTGTCAGTGTTTCCTTGTGACTTTCCCTTCTTTtcagtgtcttgtgtgtgttaaGTATCCACCCACATTTCAGCAAATGCTTCCTTCAGGGACCGCCCACATTCAAACTGCCCACGCCCATTATTCCTCAAAGGCTAACAACTTGGCAGCAAAGCAACTTCTTTTCCAGCAGATACCTGTCGCTGAGGTCCTGAGCGATGACCAGATGCTTGAGGTGGTAATCAATGGCTCTCTCATAGTCCTGCAGCAGCGTGTAGGTGTTGCCCAGGCTGTAGCAGGCCTGGGCCTCCACGGCGCGGTCCTTCAGAAGCCGGGCCAGCTGCAGCGTCCTCCTGGGGgcaagaacagaggaggaggaaggtcaaAGAATGTGGAGGGTGGGTGCACAGGAATGATAGTTATCTGCTCTGAGTCGCTTTCCAGGGGCCGCAGTGAAGGGATTAGAAACTGCTGGGCTTAATGAGTGAGTGGTTGTGAGCAACTGAACATCTGGTTTTGAAAGACTGCGTTGTAttcaaaactttatttgtgtCATTTGTGTAACCAAAGAAGTATTTTAAAGTTCATTATAAGAAGCATTTTAGAGCAGTATAGTTACAAAATGGTTTGCGACACATTACAATGTATTAACGAGCATGTATATTTCAGTATTTGCCCTTTGACAAAATGTGTATATGCTGCTTAGAAATCTTAAATTTGTAACTTAAAGTAAACAGTTTAGAACAGTTCTAGATCATTTGGATTTAATCTGATCTCTCCAACTGATCTATGTTTGTAAATTCATGAAAGAGAGTAAACAAAGCTTTTTACTGTCCAAAGAAGACAGAGAGCATCATCTCCTAATAACCAGGCTGAGATACGGGCGACTCACTTGTAATGACCGGCCGCCACTTCAAACTGACTGAGGAAGATGTGGGCATTGCCGAGGTTACAGTGAGCCCTCCTCTCGGCCGACTTATCCCCAAACTCTTTAGCGACGAGCAGCCGCTGCATAACATGAGAAAAACAGAATGTGCATGTTATTTAGATCAGGTGTTAACGGTTAATCAAGACAGGACACGAGAAAGAAACACGACAAATATGGCGTTTGAGTGAAGCTAGATTATCTTTGTCTGTCAGGAGATGTCGGCCACCCACCTGTTCATGTGCCGCCACTGCATTTCCAAAGTCTCCCAGCAGATAGTAAGTATTTCCAAGGTTCCCATAGGTTCGACCCTGAGCCGCTTGATCGCCCAAACCCTTCACCAGGCACAGGTTCGCTCTttatgggggggagggggggggggggggggcgggaatACATGTTTTAGGTGTCAACATTATCAGGATGATTTTCCAGGCCAGAATAAAGAATGTTGAAAAGTtgtgcatttatatttaaatataactcatCTAAAATTCAAGTTCTatgtatttggttgtatttgtgttttctctattTATAAATAATGACAATTGGACCACACGTGTTGACAACACGAGCAACTCCAGCCATTGAGACTTTAATACGTGGTTACAAGTTCCAGGAAAACAAGTAGGCGGACAGGACGGGTTTAGTATTTCTTAAACTGCTGATCTCCTGAGAtctaatctcacacacacaaccgttTCTTCATTTTCCATAGAATGGTGTGGTGAAATAAAGTGAGATAGGAAAGCCAGATTCAGATGACACATCTCAGAGTACAGTTTCAACCCTAAGGCAGATGGATGATAAATAAAGAAGACCACATTGTGCTCCACTCGTAGACAGTGGAAATGCCTGAATCGTCCTTCAAATATGGTTTCTTCTGTTTTAGAAAGAAAACCGGGATGTCACTGACCAAAACTGTGAATTTGAGGCAgttcacaaaccaatgggtgacgtcatGGTGGATTTCCACTTAGTGCAAACCCTGTGGGCCAAGAACAGCACTGAGACTGTGGACACAGCTTCACCGAGAGCAGTGAGTCTGATCGTTCTTAAATCCAACAGAATCACGTAGATGGTAGAGTGCCCAACGGGGAGGAGACCCCAGGGTAGACCCAGAACTTCCTGGAGGGATTATCTATCCCAGCCGGGCCAAGAACGCCTCTGGATCCCCCCAGTAGGTTCTGGAAAGACGTCTGGAGTGACTACTTCTGGGACCCGAGCCCAGATAAGCATAagacaatggatggatggataatacCCCAAATAAAAGCAAACCACCACTCAACATGTAGAAGTCAACGTTGGTGTGAACTCACTCGTAGTACTGTGCAGCTTTCCTCAGGGCGATCCGGGCCTCCTCTGGGAACTCTCCTGGCTCGGCTCCAGTCCAGCAGATGCTCTTTCCCTTGGCGTGGTAAACGTTCCCGAAATTATACAGCGCCCGAGCCTGCCCAACCTACAGCACGCACACCGGGTTTTCACAGATGGAAGCCACACTGACCGCGGTTGTAATTACATACTTAAAATACACCAGGCAGACACCAGACCTGCTTGTTTGCATCGGGGGTGCTGGAAAACTATTCTAGATGTCGGTATGCCGAGGCTCGGCCGTCATCGTGCACATATCTACAGTTTTCTGTGGCCGTGCGGAACTTTACGTGGTTTaacaaattcatatttatttatatttagctAAGTCATTGAGCCACAGACTTAAAATTGTATTaacagaaaagtgaaaaatcaTTCATTCTCAGTTTTCTAGGATTAAAAAAGGACTGAAGAAATGTAATTCAATATGATATCAGTACAATAAAACTCATTATAGTAAAACCCACCTTATCATATATGGCTTTTGTAATTTCCAAATGTCTTTGGCAACAAACCACCGCTTCCTCATAACGGCCTAAAAGCTTTAATGTGTTCCCAAGGTTACCGCTGGCTTTGGCCTCGCCCAGTTCGTCTCCAATCGTTCTGGGATTGAaacgggaaaaaaaataaaaacattaggaAATAATTAGACTGGAATATTGGAAGATTACTGGAGTGTGTTAGTGCGAAGACACAAGAGGCAAGAAAGTAATTTACATCTGCAGGCAGAAATACTGTGGAGTCGAGTTGAGCAATTTAATcatggaggcggggggggggggggggggggggggaatcgtgATTAAAAAAAGTTTCAACATCTATTCAGAATATTGTTTGAGAGGAATCTTTAATTACTTCTGTTCGAAGCCGATTAAAACTTTTGTGCATGAACACAAACCCTCGTTAAAAAGTCAATCTAATGTCTTGCAGAGGCCGGTGAgaccactgtgacctttgacctcccacatcgaatcagttcatctttgaatcAAACTGAACAATTGAACCAaacttgaagaaattccctcaaggcgtaCTGCAGATATTCTGTTTAAAACAATGGACAGAGGCATAAACAAGGAGGATTTGGTTTTGGAACACATTATGATCCAAACTGGGAAACTACCTGGTGAGTGTGAGGTCGTGCCGATGGTACTCCAGGGCTTTGTTGTAGTCCTGCAGGTGAAAGTAGGCATTTCCCAGCTGGCTGTAGATGGCGCTGAGGATCTGAAGGTCCTCGGTTCCCACCTGGATGGCCGACTCGAAGAAAGACACGCCGGCCCGATAGTCCCCGGTCTTACAGAGCCGCTCGCCCTCCAGAGCCAGGTCCAGACACGAAGACTCCATCCTGCAGGGAAGAGGAA
Coding sequences within:
- the mcoln3b gene encoding mucolipin-3 isoform X1; translated protein: MVEDVQAPGRELPCVTQHCSDMEDSGDLYDAHIRNARLAWEDHECPEDLDNVECLRRKIKFFFMNPCEKYHARGRKPWKLVLQIIKIAVITIQLVSFGLSNQMVVTFKEENLMTFKHLFLKDYVDGGMASYAVYRQEDVYDHIDYILKQYGHLHNITAGNHDYDKDGGAYTPLSLCQEYYRNVSIYPGNDTFEIDAHVQTDCLKIYPMRQPLPGEALPNFELHFKRMLSVKITFVLKAINLQTVRHRELPDCYDFTVIITFNNEAHSGRIKIDLENDVDINECREWKVTGASPRSINLTVLFDCLIIITCVTSFALCTRSVINGIQLQLEYSSYCNQKVPMSDRLEFVNGWYILIIVSDTLTIIGSILKIEIQTKALTSYDVCSILLGTGTMFVWIGVIRYMGYFRKYNILILTLRAAFPNVIRFICCAGIIYLSYCLCGWIVLGPYHEKFRTLNTVSECLFSLINGDDMFPTFMNMRQKSSLVWIYSRVYLYTFVSLFIYMILSLFITIITDTYDTIKQQQQSGIPTSELQRFLSVCKDLPNSGVYRLNKTNNCFLNCCINRCRTHQERLTSEA
- the mcoln3b gene encoding mucolipin-3 isoform X2 encodes the protein MEDSGDLYDAHIRNARLAWEDHECPEDLDNVECLRRKIKFFFMNPCEKYHARGRKPWKLVLQIIKIAVITIQLVSFGLSNQMVVTFKEENLMTFKHLFLKDYVDGGMASYAVYRQEDVYDHIDYILKQYGHLHNITAGNHDYDKDGGAYTPLSLCQEYYRNVSIYPGNDTFEIDAHVQTDCLKIYPMRQPLPGEALPNFELHFKRMLSVKITFVLKAINLQTVRHRELPDCYDFTVIITFNNEAHSGRIKIDLENDVDINECREWKVTGASPRSINLTVLFDCLIIITCVTSFALCTRSVINGIQLQLEYSSYCNQKVPMSDRLEFVNGWYILIIVSDTLTIIGSILKIEIQTKALTSYDVCSILLGTGTMFVWIGVIRYMGYFRKYNILILTLRAAFPNVIRFICCAGIIYLSYCLCGWIVLGPYHEKFRTLNTVSECLFSLINGDDMFPTFMNMRQKSSLVWIYSRVYLYTFVSLFIYMILSLFITIITDTYDTIKQQQQSGIPTSELQRFLSVCKDLPNSGVYRLNKTNNCFLNCCINRCRTHQERLTSEA
- the LOC128448402 gene encoding G-protein-signaling modulator 2, whose protein sequence is MSWSLHYAHDREQVLHVRQRMESSCLDLALEGERLCKTGDYRAGVSFFESAIQVGTEDLQILSAIYSQLGNAYFHLQDYNKALEYHRHDLTLTRTIGDELGEAKASGNLGNTLKLLGRYEEAVVCCQRHLEITKAIYDKVGQARALYNFGNVYHAKGKSICWTGAEPGEFPEEARIALRKAAQYYEANLCLVKGLGDQAAQGRTYGNLGNTYYLLGDFGNAVAAHEQRLLVAKEFGDKSAERRAHCNLGNAHIFLSQFEVAAGHYKRTLQLARLLKDRAVEAQACYSLGNTYTLLQDYERAIDYHLKHLVIAQDLSDRVGEGRAYWSLGNAHTALGNHEQAMYFAEKHLEIAKETGDKSGEVTARMNLSDLRLVVGLKSNSNIHPNIFRNTNTNNSPLPVSYQGYSNHPGMNSPLRRRGSAENLKLSPSPEKSPPPDSPAKPGSDEDKFPGSSKNNTIKASTKLFLFHRLRSRKHKSSKSPPKDQQENCSEQTAAEQETPASIKAGSRDTIGEDGFFDLLSRFQGSRMDDQRCSLLDGQSHLPAHSSPSSTPPVAERKSISARDPPLQDPGHFLELLASSQARRLDDQRVSPSHFPGLRLSTCSPPRTPSTSSAEQDPTQAPSSSTDTPQTPSLYSRLETSADQPEGDDVFFDMLVKCQGSRLDDQRSIAPPSPPPSAPPSSSKGPTVPDEDFFSLILRSQSNRMEEQRVQPPPGVTQSKVD